The Fibrobacter sp. UWP2 genome includes a window with the following:
- a CDS encoding V-type ATP synthase subunit K (produces ATP from ADP in the presence of a proton gradient across the membrane; the K subunit is a nonenzymatic component which binds the dimeric form by interacting with the G and E subunits): MEPNTMVTLAKMGAAAALGIAAMGSALGCGTAGMSAITMWKKAYAQGKSALFTLLVFVGAPISQTIYGMLLMNFILSKAAESGFTNWGGCLGAGIFGGLGMMASAWYQGKSAAVACDALGETGKGMVNYLMVLGIVETVALFVLVFSMMVL; the protein is encoded by the coding sequence ATGGAACCGAATACAATGGTTACTCTCGCTAAAATGGGTGCTGCTGCCGCTCTCGGCATTGCGGCAATGGGCTCCGCCCTTGGTTGCGGAACGGCTGGTATGTCCGCCATCACCATGTGGAAGAAGGCTTATGCCCAGGGCAAGAGCGCTCTCTTCACCTTGCTGGTGTTCGTGGGTGCCCCGATTTCCCAGACGATTTACGGCATGCTCCTGATGAACTTCATCCTGAGCAAGGCTGCCGAATCCGGCTTTACCAACTGGGGCGGCTGCCTCGGTGCCGGTATCTTCGGCGGTCTCGGTATGATGGCTTCTGCCTGGTACCAGGGCAAGTCCGCAGCTGTGGCTTGCGATGCTCTCGGTGAAACCGGCAAGGGCATGGTGAACTACCTGATGGTCTTGGGTATCGTGGAAACCGTGGCCCTGTTCGTTCTCGTGTTCTCCATGATGGTGCTTTAA
- a CDS encoding V-type ATP synthase subunit I, with protein sequence MITPMKKVTVLTVASAVEETLQALRTLEILHLTPLKAAAGAKLNKVRGEMNRVQKALEVVPEKAPKGVTPVKEAAPAASLIDEIQNLVAESKQAEIDKEQAEEELTKLSMFKNLDPATAAALQAKGIYVKLYQLHDGKIPFELEGEGSIEEFGQDENGKYVAVVSRGEAPVAVKGNFTELTMPQKSLAEYREMEAKAKETLARVEKRLGELSGARESIEDKLLEVGDDYRMVEAEASMVGDKNVAAVQGFCPAPRVGELEKAAREHGWGLLVDDPAEDDDIPTLLTYSKLSRPMQFLYDIIGISPGYKEVDVSSVFLCFFSIFFAMIVGDSAYGLLFLGLALFARSKMPKANPAGFHFIYLMSIATIVWGVINASFLGLSPALAGWTYYLDITNYGWLPEPLKNAMLWIRTSAPTDPAKFEAYKAFAQSITLLPDSFVPKAAGASQMQHIQLFCFCIAVVHLSIAHVWNVCVRIKRKDSTFMAQVGWLIGCWVMFFLACQMVLGIDMPKFVIPMFIVEAVLLVLFTVPPKRLKQDFISIPMLVLDVVNSFTDVISYIRLFAVGMSGAAIAEAFNDMLSPLFGSAVGIAGAAFLLLFVHGLNIALAVMGVAVHAVRLNTLEFSNGLGQEWSGFAFAPFAKQKN encoded by the coding sequence ATGATTACTCCTATGAAGAAAGTGACGGTGCTGACGGTTGCTAGTGCAGTTGAAGAGACGCTCCAGGCGCTCCGTACGCTTGAAATTTTGCACCTCACGCCCCTCAAGGCGGCTGCAGGCGCCAAGCTGAACAAGGTCCGCGGCGAAATGAACCGCGTGCAGAAGGCCTTGGAAGTGGTGCCCGAAAAAGCCCCGAAGGGTGTGACTCCTGTGAAGGAAGCCGCTCCGGCTGCAAGCCTTATCGATGAAATCCAGAATCTGGTTGCCGAAAGCAAACAGGCGGAAATCGACAAGGAACAGGCCGAAGAGGAACTCACTAAACTTTCCATGTTCAAGAACCTGGACCCCGCAACGGCAGCTGCCTTGCAGGCGAAGGGTATCTATGTCAAACTTTACCAGCTCCATGACGGTAAAATCCCGTTCGAACTCGAGGGCGAAGGCTCTATCGAAGAATTCGGCCAGGATGAAAACGGCAAGTATGTGGCTGTCGTGAGCAGGGGAGAAGCCCCTGTCGCCGTGAAGGGGAACTTCACCGAACTCACGATGCCGCAGAAGTCCCTTGCCGAATACCGCGAAATGGAAGCGAAAGCCAAGGAAACGCTTGCCCGCGTCGAGAAACGCCTGGGTGAACTTTCGGGTGCCCGCGAATCTATCGAGGACAAACTCCTCGAAGTGGGTGACGACTACCGCATGGTCGAAGCCGAAGCCTCGATGGTGGGCGACAAGAACGTCGCTGCCGTGCAGGGCTTCTGCCCGGCTCCGCGCGTCGGCGAACTCGAGAAGGCCGCCCGCGAACACGGCTGGGGCCTCCTGGTGGACGACCCCGCCGAGGACGACGATATTCCGACGCTGTTGACCTACAGCAAGCTCAGCCGTCCCATGCAGTTCCTGTACGACATCATCGGCATTTCGCCGGGGTACAAGGAAGTGGATGTGTCGAGCGTGTTCCTTTGCTTCTTCAGCATCTTCTTTGCGATGATTGTGGGCGACTCGGCTTACGGCCTGTTGTTCCTCGGTCTTGCGCTCTTTGCCCGCTCCAAGATGCCGAAGGCGAACCCTGCTGGTTTCCACTTTATCTACCTCATGAGCATCGCCACCATCGTGTGGGGTGTCATCAACGCAAGCTTCTTGGGACTTAGCCCAGCGCTTGCGGGGTGGACGTATTACCTGGACATCACCAACTACGGCTGGTTGCCTGAACCGCTGAAGAACGCGATGCTCTGGATCCGCACCAGTGCCCCGACTGACCCTGCGAAGTTCGAAGCCTACAAGGCCTTCGCCCAGTCGATTACGCTGCTGCCCGATAGCTTCGTGCCGAAGGCGGCGGGTGCCTCCCAGATGCAACATATCCAGCTGTTCTGCTTCTGCATCGCCGTGGTCCACCTGAGTATCGCTCACGTGTGGAACGTCTGCGTGCGCATCAAGCGCAAGGACTCCACGTTCATGGCGCAGGTGGGCTGGCTCATCGGCTGCTGGGTGATGTTCTTCCTGGCCTGCCAGATGGTGCTCGGTATCGATATGCCGAAGTTCGTCATCCCGATGTTCATCGTGGAAGCCGTACTTCTGGTGCTCTTTACCGTGCCGCCCAAGAGGCTCAAGCAGGACTTCATCAGCATTCCGATGCTGGTGCTCGACGTGGTGAACAGCTTTACCGACGTGATCAGCTACATCCGTCTGTTTGCTGTGGGCATGTCCGGTGCGGCCATCGCCGAGGCGTTCAACGACATGCTTTCGCCGCTGTTCGGCTCCGCTGTCGGTATCGCCGGGGCTGCCTTCCTGCTGCTCTTCGTGCATGGCCTGAACATCGCGCTTGCGGTCATGGGCGTCGCCGTCCACGCCGTACGTCTTAACACACTCGAATTTTCAAATGGACTTGGCCAGGAATGGAGCGGATTCGCGTTCGCACCATTCGCCAAGCAGAAAAATTAA
- a CDS encoding V-type ATP synthase subunit D, with translation MAKVKLTKNALKAERDALKRFQRYLPTLLLKKQQLQMEMRTLQERVMAKREEEDKLRKSMASWISLFAEPIEWSKYLSVKEVRQGEGNIAGVKIPTYDGVDFNIAIPDFFTTPVWLDDGIRSLQGLISLRLERRVLERQYELLSKELRTTSQRVNLFEKVKIPEAKENIRVINIFLGDQQTSGVARSKLAKGKATARTAAQDALAKEAAA, from the coding sequence ATGGCGAAGGTCAAGTTAACTAAAAACGCCCTCAAGGCGGAACGCGACGCATTGAAGCGCTTCCAGCGCTATCTGCCGACGTTGCTGTTGAAAAAGCAGCAGCTGCAGATGGAAATGCGCACGCTCCAGGAGAGGGTGATGGCAAAGCGAGAAGAGGAGGACAAGCTCCGCAAGAGCATGGCTTCTTGGATTTCGCTGTTTGCCGAACCCATCGAATGGTCAAAGTACCTGTCGGTGAAGGAAGTGCGCCAGGGCGAAGGTAACATCGCCGGCGTGAAGATTCCGACATACGACGGGGTAGACTTTAATATCGCCATTCCGGATTTCTTCACCACGCCCGTGTGGCTGGACGACGGTATCAGAAGCCTTCAGGGCCTGATTTCGCTGCGTCTGGAACGCCGCGTGCTCGAGCGTCAGTACGAACTCCTCTCGAAGGAACTGCGTACCACGAGCCAGCGCGTGAACCTGTTCGAAAAGGTGAAGATTCCCGAAGCGAAGGAAAATATCCGCGTTATCAACATCTTCCTGGGCGACCAGCAGACGTCCGGCGTTGCCCGCAGCAAGCTTGCTAAGGGTAAGGCTACCGCCCGTACCGCTGCCCAGGATGCACTCGCGAAGGAGGCCGCCGCATGA
- a CDS encoding V-type ATP synthase subunit B, which yields MHNVAYHRIERIAGSVITLRAEGVANQELAQVTSSFGTSLARVIRIDGDMVDLQVFAGARGISTDSEVRFLGEPMKVPYSEALLGRVFNGAGKPRDNGPEVDGERITIGGPSVNPAKRIIPKTMVRTGIPMIDVFNTLVVSQKLPIFSIAGEPYNELLARIALQAEVDVIILGGMGLKHDDYLYLKDFLEKNGALSRTVMFMHTASDPIVECLLVPDASLAVAEKFATEGKNVLVLLTDMTNFADAMKEIAITMEQIPSNRGYPGDLYSQLASRYEKAVDFEGSGSITILAVTTMPGDDVTHPVPDNTGYITEGQFYLRKGRIEPFGSLSRLKQQVNGKTRSDHRTIMNTMIQLYASYKETLEKQSMGFNMSNWDQKLLKYGQRFESEMMDLSVNIPLEKALDLGWEILADCFAPEETGIPTKMINEYWPKKG from the coding sequence ATGCATAATGTGGCATACCATCGTATTGAACGCATCGCCGGTTCCGTGATTACGCTCCGCGCCGAAGGTGTAGCAAACCAGGAACTTGCCCAGGTGACAAGCTCGTTCGGAACATCCCTTGCCCGCGTGATCCGTATCGACGGCGACATGGTGGACTTGCAGGTGTTCGCAGGTGCCCGTGGTATTTCGACTGACTCCGAAGTGCGCTTCCTTGGCGAACCGATGAAGGTTCCGTACAGCGAAGCCTTGCTTGGCCGCGTGTTTAACGGTGCCGGCAAGCCCCGCGACAACGGTCCCGAAGTGGACGGCGAACGCATTACTATCGGTGGCCCTTCCGTGAACCCCGCCAAGCGTATCATCCCGAAGACGATGGTGCGTACGGGTATCCCGATGATCGACGTGTTCAACACGCTCGTGGTTTCGCAGAAGCTCCCGATTTTCTCTATCGCCGGTGAACCTTACAACGAACTCTTGGCTCGTATCGCCTTGCAGGCTGAAGTGGACGTGATTATCCTCGGCGGCATGGGCCTGAAGCACGATGACTACCTGTACTTGAAGGACTTCCTCGAAAAGAACGGTGCCCTTAGCCGTACGGTGATGTTCATGCACACCGCCTCTGACCCGATCGTGGAATGCTTGCTCGTGCCGGATGCTTCTTTGGCTGTGGCTGAAAAGTTTGCTACCGAAGGCAAGAACGTGCTCGTGCTCCTCACCGACATGACGAACTTTGCAGACGCCATGAAGGAAATCGCTATTACGATGGAACAGATTCCGTCGAACCGTGGTTATCCCGGCGACCTTTACTCTCAGCTTGCTAGCCGTTACGAAAAGGCTGTGGACTTCGAAGGTTCGGGCTCCATCACCATTCTGGCTGTGACGACCATGCCTGGTGACGACGTGACTCACCCAGTTCCGGATAACACCGGTTACATTACCGAAGGTCAGTTCTACCTGCGTAAGGGCCGTATCGAACCGTTCGGTTCTCTGTCTCGTTTGAAACAGCAGGTGAACGGCAAGACCCGTAGCGACCACCGTACCATCATGAACACCATGATTCAGCTGTACGCAAGCTACAAGGAAACTTTGGAAAAGCAGTCCATGGGCTTCAACATGAGTAACTGGGACCAGAAGCTGTTGAAGTATGGCCAGCGTTTCGAAAGCGAAATGATGGACCTTTCCGTCAACATTCCGCTGGAAAAGGCTCTGGACCTTGGCTGGGAAATCCTTGCTGACTGTTTCGCACCCGAAGAAACGGGTATTCCGACCAAGATGATCAACGAATATTGGCCCAAGAAGGGGTAA
- a CDS encoding V-type ATP synthase subunit A gives MASIGKIIGVNGNLIRVKFESAVSQNEVAYAKLTQKNKDGKSEVIPLKSEVIRIRGDYAELQVFEDTTGLKTGDEVEFTGELLSVELGPGLLTQVFDGLQNPLPKLAEECGFFLQRGKYLKALPRDKKWAFTPVAKVGDVVVAGDTLGTVPEGVFTHRIMVPFRLLGKWTVESVSAAGEHVVEDVVAKLKNDKGETQDVTMVQTWPVKMPIKAYEERLRPSKPLTMQQRIIDTFFPVMQGGTFCTPGPFGAGKTVLQQLMSRYADVDIVILAACGERAGEVVETLREFPELIDPRTGKSLMERTLIICNTSSMPVAAREASVYTGVTLAEYYRQMGLNVLLLADSTSRWAQALREMSGRLEEIPGEEAFPAYLESVIAAFYERGGVVRLKDGSTGSVTICGSVSPAGGNFEEPVTQATLKVVGAFLGLSRERSDQRRFPAIHPLDSWSKYEGIIDSKKVAEARHILANGVDVNNMMKVVGEEGTSIDDFVIYLKSEYLDAVYLQQDAYNEIDAACSAERQKYVFDKVYTILKTPMKFSEKDVARTFFLKLTQSTKDWNRVKFDSQEFKDLEQSIFASVKEVSANA, from the coding sequence ATGGCTAGTATCGGAAAAATCATCGGCGTCAACGGTAACCTGATTCGCGTCAAGTTCGAAAGCGCCGTGTCCCAGAACGAAGTGGCGTATGCCAAGCTTACTCAGAAAAACAAGGACGGCAAGTCCGAAGTCATCCCCCTCAAGAGCGAAGTCATCCGTATCCGCGGTGACTACGCCGAACTCCAGGTGTTCGAAGACACCACGGGCTTAAAGACGGGTGACGAGGTGGAATTCACCGGCGAACTTTTGTCCGTAGAACTTGGCCCCGGCCTCTTGACCCAGGTCTTTGACGGTCTGCAGAACCCGCTCCCGAAGCTTGCCGAAGAATGCGGCTTCTTCCTGCAGCGTGGTAAGTACTTGAAGGCGCTCCCCCGCGACAAGAAGTGGGCGTTTACCCCGGTCGCGAAGGTGGGCGATGTGGTGGTCGCGGGCGATACGCTCGGCACCGTTCCCGAAGGCGTGTTCACGCACCGCATCATGGTGCCGTTCCGCCTGCTGGGCAAGTGGACTGTGGAATCGGTCTCCGCCGCTGGCGAACATGTGGTTGAAGATGTGGTCGCCAAGCTCAAGAACGATAAGGGCGAAACCCAGGACGTGACCATGGTGCAGACCTGGCCGGTGAAGATGCCGATCAAGGCCTACGAAGAACGCCTGCGCCCGAGCAAGCCCCTTACCATGCAGCAGCGCATTATCGATACGTTCTTCCCCGTGATGCAGGGCGGTACGTTCTGTACGCCGGGCCCCTTCGGTGCCGGCAAGACCGTGCTCCAGCAGCTCATGAGCCGCTACGCCGACGTGGATATCGTGATCTTGGCCGCTTGCGGTGAACGTGCAGGTGAAGTGGTGGAAACCCTTCGCGAATTCCCTGAACTGATTGACCCGCGTACCGGCAAGTCCCTCATGGAACGTACGCTGATTATTTGTAACACGTCTTCGATGCCGGTGGCTGCTCGTGAAGCTTCCGTGTATACGGGCGTGACTCTCGCCGAATACTACCGCCAGATGGGCCTGAACGTGCTCCTCTTGGCTGACTCCACATCCCGTTGGGCACAGGCTCTGCGTGAAATGAGCGGCCGTCTGGAAGAAATTCCGGGCGAAGAAGCCTTCCCGGCCTACCTCGAATCCGTGATTGCCGCCTTCTATGAACGCGGTGGCGTGGTTCGCCTGAAGGACGGCTCTACCGGTTCCGTGACGATTTGCGGTTCCGTGTCGCCTGCAGGTGGTAACTTCGAAGAACCGGTGACCCAGGCTACCTTGAAGGTGGTGGGCGCATTCCTCGGCCTTTCCCGTGAACGTTCCGACCAGCGCCGCTTTCCGGCAATCCACCCGTTGGATTCTTGGTCCAAGTACGAAGGCATCATCGATTCCAAGAAGGTTGCCGAAGCCCGTCACATCCTCGCAAACGGCGTGGACGTAAACAACATGATGAAGGTGGTGGGCGAAGAAGGTACCTCGATTGACGACTTCGTGATTTACCTGAAGTCCGAATACCTCGATGCCGTTTATCTGCAGCAGGACGCCTATAACGAAATCGACGCCGCTTGCTCTGCTGAACGTCAGAAGTACGTGTTCGATAAGGTTTACACCATTCTCAAGACCCCGATGAAGTTCAGCGAAAAGGACGTCGCTCGTACGTTCTTCCTTAAGCTCACTCAGTCGACGAAGGACTGGAACCGCGTCAAGTTCGATTCCCAGGAATTCAAGGATCTTGAACAAAGTATTTTCGCTTCCGTGAAGGAGGTTTCCGCTAATGCATAA
- a CDS encoding DUF2764 family protein, whose protein sequence is MASLPMIEFGDAAPLSMEDFRHRCIGVLSDSEISALDALLDDGECEECDDEFVRAYKAHEIQMKNVSGRLRASAWGPDIRFTEKSFPGYDVAFAKMIQDAFAKSNPMEKEQDIDKARFWLVDSLAGVGEGTVKHVYAYAIKLKICERWARLSEQAGDAAVLNVINANDPAYASAAAQE, encoded by the coding sequence ATGGCATCTCTTCCGATGATTGAGTTCGGCGATGCAGCCCCGCTCAGTATGGAAGATTTTCGCCACCGCTGCATCGGTGTGCTGTCCGATTCGGAAATCTCCGCTTTGGACGCCCTTCTCGATGACGGTGAATGCGAAGAGTGCGACGACGAGTTCGTGCGCGCCTACAAGGCCCACGAAATCCAGATGAAGAACGTTTCGGGCAGGCTCCGTGCAAGCGCATGGGGGCCCGATATCCGTTTTACGGAAAAGTCCTTCCCGGGTTACGATGTCGCCTTTGCCAAGATGATTCAAGATGCGTTTGCCAAGTCGAATCCTATGGAAAAAGAGCAGGATATCGACAAGGCCCGTTTCTGGCTTGTGGACTCGCTCGCGGGAGTGGGCGAGGGTACCGTCAAGCATGTTTACGCTTATGCGATCAAACTGAAGATTTGTGAACGTTGGGCGCGCCTCTCCGAACAAGCGGGCGACGCTGCCGTGTTGAATGTTATTAATGCAAACGATCCTGCATACGCCTCTGCGGCGGCACAGGAATGA